One window from the genome of Paracoccus marcusii encodes:
- a CDS encoding DUF5337 domain-containing protein produces the protein MADPAQDARQMRLVAIVIATTMLIWLAIQAIGQHYDWAARWAFLADLAAIGAFVWSLIVTWRIWRRRNA, from the coding sequence ATGGCGGACCCCGCGCAGGACGCCCGCCAGATGCGGCTGGTCGCGATCGTGATCGCGACGACCATGCTGATCTGGCTCGCCATCCAGGCGATCGGGCAGCACTATGACTGGGCGGCGCGGTGGGCCTTTCTGGCCGACCTTGCCGCCATCGGCGCTTTTGTCTGGTCGCTGATCGTGACCTGGCGTATCTGGCGGCGCAGGAATGCGTGA
- the nuoE gene encoding NADH-quinone oxidoreductase subunit NuoE, whose product MLRRLHPVQPDSFEFTPANLEWAQAQITKYPEGRQQSAIIPVLWRAQEQEGWLSRPAIEYCAELLGMAYIRALEVATFYFMFQLQPVGTVANIQICGTTTCMICGAEDLVAVCKRKIAPTPHTLSADGKFSWEEVECLGACANAPMAQIGKDYYEDLTPESLEALIDRMSAGEVPVPGSQTGRFASEPVSGLTSLADLKGQEGHNASVQLASDLGETLKRIDGTEVPILTKWRRKPDAAADDQTGVDTAPEREPRPSDGAPVDSTGVTEQEAQASSAARPVSAREPADVRKDDKDRD is encoded by the coding sequence ATGCTGCGCCGCCTGCACCCCGTCCAGCCGGACAGTTTCGAATTCACGCCTGCGAACCTGGAATGGGCGCAGGCACAGATCACCAAATACCCCGAAGGTCGTCAGCAATCGGCGATCATTCCTGTCCTGTGGCGTGCCCAGGAACAGGAAGGCTGGCTGTCGCGTCCCGCCATCGAATATTGCGCCGAACTGTTGGGCATGGCCTATATCCGGGCGCTGGAAGTGGCGACGTTCTACTTCATGTTCCAGCTGCAACCCGTTGGGACTGTTGCGAACATTCAGATCTGCGGCACCACGACCTGCATGATCTGCGGAGCCGAGGACCTGGTCGCGGTCTGCAAGCGCAAGATCGCGCCCACGCCGCATACCCTGTCGGCCGACGGCAAGTTCAGCTGGGAGGAGGTCGAGTGCCTTGGCGCCTGCGCCAACGCCCCGATGGCCCAGATCGGCAAGGACTACTATGAGGATCTGACGCCCGAGAGCCTCGAGGCGCTGATCGACCGCATGTCGGCCGGAGAGGTTCCGGTGCCCGGATCGCAGACCGGTCGCTTTGCGTCCGAACCCGTCAGCGGGCTGACCAGCTTGGCCGATCTGAAGGGGCAGGAGGGTCACAACGCCAGCGTGCAACTGGCCTCTGACCTGGGCGAGACGCTGAAGCGGATCGACGGGACCGAGGTTCCGATCCTGACGAAATGGCGCCGCAAGCCCGATGCCGCGGCGGACGACCAGACCGGCGTGGACACCGCGCCGGAACGCGAACCGCGCCCGTCGGACGGGGCACCGGTCGATTCGACCGGCGTGACCGAGCAGGAGGCGCAGGCCAGTTCGGCCGCGCGCCCGGTTTCGGCGCGCGAACCGGCCGATGTGCGCAAGGATGACAAGGACCGCGACTGA
- a CDS encoding NADH-quinone oxidoreductase subunit D has product MMDGDIRANSYDDGSHDLVTGEQRIRNFNINFGPQHPAAHGVLRMVLELDGEVVERADPHIGLLHRGTEKLMESRTYLQNLPYFDRLDYVSPMNQEHAWCLAIERLTGTVVPRRASLIRVLFCEVGRILNHLLGLTTGALDVGALTPPLWGFEAREDLMIFYERASGARLHAAYFRPGGVHQDLTPDLLDDMEAWCERFPKVLDDLDTLLTENRIFKQRLVDIGIVSEQDALDWGFSGVMVRGSGMAWDLRRSQPYECYDEFDFKIPVGTNGDCYDRFLCRMQEMRESTLIMKQAIAKLRAEGPGEVLARGKLTPPKRGDMKRDMESLIHHFKLYTEGFRVPAGEVYAAVEAPKGEFGVYLVSDGTNRPYRAKLRAPGFLHLQSMDWMSKGHLLADVPALIATQDIVFGEVDR; this is encoded by the coding sequence ATGATGGACGGCGACATCCGCGCGAACAGCTATGACGACGGCAGCCACGACCTGGTGACCGGCGAACAGCGCATTCGCAACTTCAACATCAACTTCGGTCCGCAACACCCTGCCGCGCATGGTGTGCTGCGCATGGTGCTGGAGCTGGACGGCGAGGTCGTGGAACGCGCCGACCCGCATATCGGCCTGCTGCACCGCGGCACCGAGAAGCTGATGGAAAGCCGGACCTATCTTCAGAACCTGCCGTATTTCGACCGGCTGGATTACGTGTCGCCGATGAACCAGGAACACGCCTGGTGCCTGGCGATCGAACGTCTGACCGGGACGGTCGTGCCGCGCCGCGCCAGCCTGATCCGGGTGCTGTTCTGCGAGGTGGGGCGTATCCTGAACCACCTTCTGGGCCTGACGACCGGCGCGCTGGACGTCGGCGCCCTGACCCCGCCGCTATGGGGTTTCGAGGCGCGCGAGGATCTGATGATCTTCTATGAACGCGCATCGGGCGCGCGTCTGCATGCAGCCTATTTCCGGCCGGGCGGCGTCCATCAGGACCTGACCCCCGACCTGCTGGACGACATGGAGGCGTGGTGCGAGCGTTTCCCCAAGGTTCTGGACGATCTGGACACGCTGCTGACCGAAAACCGCATCTTCAAGCAGCGGCTGGTCGACATCGGCATCGTGTCCGAACAGGATGCGCTGGATTGGGGTTTCTCGGGCGTGATGGTGCGCGGATCGGGCATGGCCTGGGACCTGCGTCGCAGCCAGCCTTACGAATGCTATGACGAGTTCGACTTCAAGATCCCGGTCGGTACGAACGGCGACTGCTATGACCGTTTCCTGTGCCGGATGCAGGAAATGCGTGAATCGACGCTGATCATGAAGCAGGCGATCGCCAAGCTGCGGGCCGAAGGGCCGGGCGAGGTTCTGGCCCGCGGCAAGCTGACCCCGCCCAAGCGGGGCGACATGAAGCGGGACATGGAAAGCCTGATCCATCACTTCAAGCTGTACACCGAGGGCTTCCGCGTTCCCGCCGGAGAGGTCTATGCCGCCGTCGAGGCCCCCAAGGGCGAGTTCGGCGTCTATCTGGTCAGCGACGGCACCAACCGTCCCTATCGTGCGAAACTTCGCGCGCCGGGGTTCCTGCACCTTCAATCCATGGACTGGATGTCCAAGGGCCATCTGCTGGCCGACGTCCCGGCCCTGATCGCCACCCAGGATATCGTCTTCGGAGAGGTTGACCGCTGA
- a CDS encoding NADH-quinone oxidoreductase subunit C — translation MATYTDPDALDQLAEHIKLRRPNEVIGTDVAFGELTVTATASGILDLLDFLRSDSSCRFSTLVDITAVDYPSRQQRFDVVWHFLSMYQNHRVRVKVAIREDEMLPTLTAIYPAANWFEREIFDMFGILFTGHPDLRRILTDYGFSGHPLRKDFPTTGYVEVRYDDAEKRVIYEPVSLVQEYRQFDFLSPWEGVQYALPGDEKGAAK, via the coding sequence ATGGCGACCTATACCGATCCCGACGCGCTGGACCAGCTGGCCGAGCACATCAAGCTGCGCCGCCCGAACGAGGTCATCGGCACCGACGTGGCCTTTGGCGAGCTGACCGTGACGGCCACGGCCAGCGGCATCCTGGATCTGCTGGATTTCCTGCGCAGCGACAGCAGCTGCCGGTTCTCCACGCTGGTCGACATCACCGCCGTCGATTACCCGTCGCGCCAGCAGCGGTTCGACGTCGTCTGGCACTTCCTGTCGATGTACCAGAACCACCGCGTCCGCGTGAAGGTCGCCATCCGCGAGGATGAGATGCTGCCGACGCTGACCGCGATCTATCCCGCCGCAAACTGGTTCGAGCGCGAGATCTTCGACATGTTCGGGATCCTGTTCACCGGTCATCCGGACCTGCGCCGCATCCTGACCGACTATGGCTTTTCCGGCCATCCGCTGCGCAAGGACTTTCCGACCACCGGTTATGTCGAGGTTCGATATGACGACGCCGAAAAGCGCGTGATCTATGAGCCCGTGTCGCTGGTGCAGGAATACCGGCAGTTCGATTTCCTGTCGCCCTGGGAAGGCGTGCAATACGCCCTGCCCGGCGACGAAAAGGGGGCCGCGAAATGA
- a CDS encoding NuoB/complex I 20 kDa subunit family protein: MAGANTAGPDREYATKALNAELQDKGFLLTTTEDIINWARNGSLHWMTFGLACCAVEMMQTSMPRYDLERFGTAPRASPRQSDLMIVAGTLTNKMAPALRKVYDQMPEPRYVISMGSCANGGGYYHYSYSVVRGCDRIVPVDIYVPGCPPTAEALLYGILQLQRRIRRTGTLVR, from the coding sequence ATGGCAGGGGCGAATACCGCCGGACCCGATCGCGAATACGCGACCAAGGCCTTGAACGCGGAGCTGCAGGACAAGGGTTTCCTGCTGACCACGACCGAGGACATCATCAACTGGGCGCGCAACGGCTCGCTGCACTGGATGACGTTCGGCCTGGCCTGCTGCGCGGTCGAGATGATGCAGACCTCGATGCCGCGCTATGACCTGGAACGCTTCGGGACCGCGCCGCGCGCCTCCCCGCGCCAGTCGGACCTGATGATCGTGGCGGGCACGCTGACCAACAAGATGGCCCCGGCGCTGCGCAAGGTCTATGACCAGATGCCGGAGCCGCGCTATGTCATCAGCATGGGCAGCTGCGCCAATGGCGGCGGCTATTACCATTACAGCTATTCCGTGGTGCGCGGATGCGACCGGATCGTGCCCGTGGACATCTATGTCCCCGGTTGCCCGCCGACCGCCGAGGCGCTGCTTTACGGCATCCTGCAACTTCAGCGCCGCATCCGGCGCACCGGCACGCTGGTGAGGTGA
- the ndhC gene encoding NADH-quinone oxidoreductase subunit A: MASALALILLLSAFVIAVRNPDPEKVSAYESGFNPFDDARMKFDVRFYLVSILFIIFDLEVAFLFPWAVSFQAISETAFWSMMAFLGVLTVGFAYEWKKGALEWA, from the coding sequence ATGGCCTCGGCGCTTGCGCTGATCTTGCTGCTGTCCGCGTTCGTCATCGCCGTGCGCAATCCCGACCCCGAAAAGGTCAGTGCCTATGAGTCGGGCTTCAACCCGTTCGACGACGCGCGGATGAAGTTCGACGTGCGATTCTATCTGGTGTCGATCCTGTTCATCATCTTCGACCTCGAGGTCGCGTTCCTGTTCCCCTGGGCGGTCAGCTTCCAGGCGATCAGCGAGACCGCGTTCTGGTCGATGATGGCGTTCCTGGGCGTGCTGACCGTGGGCTTTGCCTACGAGTGGAAGAAAGGAGCCTTGGAATGGGCGTGA
- a CDS encoding SH3 domain-containing protein, whose translation MTARPGRTGARVALALVAMMGAAAPQAMAQSEPQQSQGATEQRGPVTNLPLPRYVSLKGNEGNARRGPSLSHRIDWVFRHAGMPLRVVAEFGHWRRVEDKDGAGGWIHYALLSGVRTALVTQDMLELRARPHRDSDIVARAEAGAILRLNECEPEWCRVSGGGQRGWVPKTAIWGVDAGEIRD comes from the coding sequence ATGACGGCACGGCCAGGCAGGACGGGCGCAAGGGTGGCACTTGCGCTTGTGGCGATGATGGGGGCTGCCGCCCCGCAGGCGATGGCCCAAAGCGAACCGCAACAAAGCCAGGGTGCGACCGAACAGCGGGGTCCGGTGACCAACCTGCCGCTGCCCCGCTATGTCAGCCTGAAGGGCAACGAAGGCAACGCCCGGCGCGGGCCCAGCCTGTCTCACCGCATCGACTGGGTGTTCCGCCATGCGGGGATGCCGCTGCGGGTGGTGGCCGAATTCGGTCATTGGCGCCGGGTCGAGGACAAGGATGGGGCAGGGGGCTGGATCCACTATGCGCTACTGTCGGGGGTCCGCACAGCACTGGTCACCCAGGACATGCTGGAACTGCGCGCCCGACCGCATCGCGATTCCGACATCGTGGCGCGGGCCGAGGCCGGGGCCATCCTGCGGCTGAACGAATGCGAGCCCGAATGGTGCCGCGTGTCGGGCGGCGGCCAGCGGGGCTGGGTGCCCAAGACGGCGATCTGGGGCGTGGACGCGGGCGAAATCCGCGACTGA
- a CDS encoding 2-hydroxyacid dehydrogenase, whose amino-acid sequence MPATPAAPRSRLRVAVTRRLPEAVETRMSELFDVALRDDDRKMSSDQLVSLMQDADVLVPTVTDQITAAMLARAGERLKLIANFGAGIDHIDVMSARQRGVLVSNTPGVVTEDTADMTLALILAVTRKIPEGLAEMQAGRWQGWSPTAHLGGRVGGRRLGILGMGRIGQAVARRAAAFGMQVHYHNRRRLRPEIEEALGATWWESLDQMLARMDIVSVNAPHTPSTFHLLNARRLKLMKPTAVIVNTSRGEVIDENALTRMLRAGEIAGAGLDVFEHGHEINPRLRELPNVVLLPHMGSATVEGRAEMGEKVIINIKTFSDGHRPPDLVVPSML is encoded by the coding sequence ATGCCCGCCACCCCCGCAGCCCCCCGCAGCAGACTGCGCGTCGCCGTGACGCGCCGCCTGCCCGAGGCGGTCGAGACCCGCATGTCCGAACTGTTCGACGTGGCCCTGCGCGACGACGACCGCAAGATGTCGTCCGATCAGCTGGTATCGCTGATGCAGGACGCGGACGTCCTGGTGCCGACCGTGACCGACCAGATCACCGCCGCCATGCTGGCCCGCGCGGGCGAGCGGCTGAAGCTGATCGCGAATTTCGGCGCGGGCATCGACCATATCGACGTGATGTCCGCCCGCCAGCGCGGCGTTCTGGTCAGCAACACCCCCGGCGTCGTGACCGAGGACACCGCCGACATGACGCTGGCGCTGATCTTGGCCGTGACCCGCAAGATCCCCGAGGGCCTGGCCGAGATGCAGGCCGGACGCTGGCAGGGCTGGTCGCCCACCGCCCATCTGGGCGGGCGCGTCGGCGGGCGGCGTCTTGGCATCCTGGGCATGGGCCGCATCGGCCAGGCGGTCGCGCGCCGCGCCGCCGCCTTCGGCATGCAGGTCCACTATCACAACCGCCGCCGCCTGCGCCCCGAGATCGAGGAGGCCCTGGGCGCGACCTGGTGGGAGAGCCTGGACCAGATGCTGGCGCGCATGGACATCGTCAGCGTGAACGCGCCGCACACGCCCTCGACCTTCCACCTTCTGAACGCGCGTCGGCTGAAGCTGATGAAGCCGACCGCCGTGATCGTGAACACCTCGCGCGGCGAGGTCATCGACGAGAACGCCCTGACCCGCATGCTGCGCGCCGGAGAGATCGCGGGCGCGGGCCTGGACGTCTTCGAGCATGGCCACGAGATCAACCCCCGCCTGCGCGAGCTGCCCAACGTCGTCCTGCTGCCGCATATGGGCAGCGCGACCGTCGAGGGCCGCGCCGAGATGGGCGAGAAGGTGATCATCAACATCAAGACCTTTTCCGACGGGCACCGCCCGCCCGACCTGGTCGTGCCGTCGATGCTGTGA
- a CDS encoding MFS transporter — protein MTMRWAVSVLFFVNGLLVGSWAPKIPVLMERLGITEASAGVIVLGLGLGSICVMPLFGAMVARAGSASAVRLAAWLAAPSMIWISLAPTYWTVAATVVLFGGMVGGMDVAMNANAVAVERARGRAIMSSCHGFWSLGAFAGAAAGGWLIQRFGELAHAAVITAVFALVLLWALPRLLQDAPDAGAPKAPLRLPRSPLPWLIGLMALAAMIPEGAILDWAAVYLQREMGASLSVAGLGFAACAGTMAAMRFAGDGLRRRFGAVTTLRASSAVAMAGLVLAGLSSSPAPAIAGFALAGIGIANMVPIAFSAAGNVPGLAAGMGLSVVTMMGYSGILLAPGSIGFLAEHLSLGTIYLGLAALLLIPLLLSRLAATADFEPRDD, from the coding sequence ATGACGATGCGTTGGGCCGTGTCGGTCCTGTTTTTCGTGAACGGCCTGCTGGTGGGCAGCTGGGCGCCGAAAATTCCCGTCCTGATGGAAAGGCTTGGCATCACCGAGGCCAGCGCCGGGGTGATCGTGCTGGGGCTGGGCCTGGGCTCGATCTGCGTGATGCCGCTGTTCGGGGCGATGGTCGCACGGGCCGGATCGGCCAGCGCCGTGAGGCTGGCCGCGTGGCTGGCCGCGCCGTCGATGATCTGGATCTCTCTGGCGCCGACCTATTGGACGGTGGCGGCGACCGTGGTGCTGTTCGGCGGCATGGTCGGCGGCATGGACGTGGCGATGAATGCCAACGCGGTTGCGGTGGAACGCGCGCGTGGCCGGGCGATCATGTCGTCCTGCCACGGATTCTGGAGCCTGGGCGCCTTTGCCGGCGCCGCCGCGGGCGGCTGGCTGATCCAGCGATTCGGGGAACTGGCCCATGCCGCCGTCATCACCGCAGTCTTTGCGCTGGTGCTGCTGTGGGCGCTGCCGCGGCTGCTGCAGGACGCCCCCGATGCGGGCGCGCCCAAGGCGCCGCTGCGCCTGCCGCGCAGCCCCCTGCCCTGGCTGATCGGGCTGATGGCCCTGGCCGCGATGATTCCCGAGGGCGCGATCCTGGATTGGGCCGCCGTCTATCTGCAGCGCGAGATGGGCGCGTCGCTGTCCGTCGCGGGCCTGGGCTTTGCCGCCTGCGCGGGCACGATGGCGGCGATGCGCTTTGCGGGCGACGGACTGCGCCGGCGCTTTGGCGCGGTCACCACCCTGCGCGCCAGTTCGGCCGTGGCGATGGCGGGCCTGGTCCTGGCCGGGCTGTCCAGCAGCCCCGCCCCGGCGATCGCGGGGTTCGCGTTGGCGGGCATCGGCATCGCGAACATGGTGCCCATCGCCTTTTCCGCGGCCGGGAACGTGCCGGGGCTTGCCGCAGGCATGGGCCTGTCGGTGGTCACGATGATGGGCTATTCCGGCATCCTGCTGGCGCCGGGCAGCATCGGTTTCCTGGCCGAACACCTCAGCCTTGGCACCATCTATCTGGGACTTGCCGCCCTGCTGCTGATCCCGCTGCTGCTGTCCCGCCTGGCCGCCACCGCCGATTTCGAACCGCGCGACGACTGA
- the panB gene encoding 3-methyl-2-oxobutanoate hydroxymethyltransferase, which yields MSAQAPVRRVTAPQIADCKGSTPIVALTAYTAPMAAMVDAHADVILVGDSLGMVVHGLPSTIGVTLEMMILHGQAVMRGSDRAMVVIDMPFGSYEESPEQAFRNAARVMAQTGAGAVKLEGGARMAPTIRFLVDRGIPVMAHVGLTPQATNTMGGFKTQGRDPATWPAFVADARAVADAGAFSVVVEGVMEALADQITDAIAVPTIGIGASARCDGQILVLDDMLGLSGRVPRFVRRFGELGKEADQAIAAYAAAVRDRSFPAAAELYR from the coding sequence ATGTCCGCGCAAGCCCCCGTCCGCCGCGTCACCGCGCCCCAGATCGCCGACTGCAAGGGTTCGACCCCCATCGTTGCGCTGACCGCCTATACCGCGCCGATGGCGGCAATGGTCGATGCCCATGCCGACGTGATTTTGGTGGGCGACAGCCTGGGCATGGTGGTCCACGGCCTGCCTTCGACGATCGGGGTCACGCTGGAGATGATGATCCTGCACGGCCAAGCCGTCATGCGCGGGTCCGACCGCGCCATGGTCGTCATCGACATGCCCTTCGGAAGTTATGAGGAATCGCCGGAACAGGCGTTCCGCAACGCCGCCCGCGTGATGGCCCAGACCGGCGCCGGCGCCGTCAAGCTGGAGGGGGGCGCCCGCATGGCCCCCACCATCCGCTTTCTGGTCGACCGCGGCATCCCGGTCATGGCCCATGTCGGCCTGACGCCGCAGGCCACGAACACGATGGGCGGCTTCAAGACGCAGGGCCGCGATCCAGCCACTTGGCCCGCCTTCGTCGCGGATGCCCGCGCGGTCGCCGATGCGGGCGCGTTCAGCGTCGTGGTCGAGGGGGTGATGGAGGCCTTGGCCGATCAGATCACCGATGCCATCGCCGTGCCGACCATCGGCATCGGCGCCAGCGCGCGCTGCGACGGGCAGATCCTGGTGCTGGACGACATGCTGGGCCTGTCGGGTCGCGTGCCGCGCTTTGTCCGCCGTTTCGGGGAATTGGGCAAAGAGGCCGACCAGGCCATCGCCGCCTATGCGGCCGCGGTCCGTGACCGCAGCTTTCCTGCCGCGGCCGAACTGTACCGCTAA
- the panC gene encoding pantoate--beta-alanine ligase, producing the protein MDICRSTDAMRAWRRDAGRTALVPTMGALHQGHLTLVARARDWLDRQGGGRVVTSIFVNPAQFGPNEDLDKYPRQEAQDLDLLRKAGCDAVFLPQVSDIWRPGAQTHVQVTQLGGILMGRLRPGHFRGVATVVTKLFNIVQPQAAAFGEKDYQQLTLITRMVEDLDIPVTILPVPTVREPDGLAMSSRNQRLTAEDRAAAPVLARALDHAAESVAMGTPVSLLRRQIRAILSTEPRADIRSIDIRDARDLSRIAVVGGPVAILLAIRFGDVLLIDQRTAHP; encoded by the coding sequence ATGGACATCTGCCGCAGCACCGACGCCATGCGCGCCTGGCGCCGGGACGCGGGCCGCACAGCCCTGGTGCCGACGATGGGCGCGCTGCATCAGGGCCACTTGACCCTGGTCGCGCGGGCCCGCGACTGGCTGGATCGGCAGGGCGGCGGCCGGGTGGTGACCTCGATCTTCGTGAACCCCGCGCAGTTCGGCCCGAACGAGGATCTGGACAAGTATCCTCGGCAGGAGGCGCAGGACCTGGACCTGCTGCGCAAGGCCGGTTGCGACGCGGTGTTCCTGCCGCAGGTGTCCGACATCTGGCGCCCCGGTGCGCAGACCCATGTGCAGGTGACGCAGTTGGGCGGCATCCTGATGGGCCGCCTGCGCCCTGGCCATTTCCGCGGCGTGGCGACTGTGGTCACCAAGCTGTTCAACATCGTCCAGCCCCAGGCCGCGGCCTTCGGCGAAAAGGACTATCAGCAGCTGACCCTGATCACCCGCATGGTCGAGGACCTGGACATTCCCGTGACCATCCTGCCCGTGCCGACCGTGCGCGAACCCGACGGGCTGGCCATGTCCTCGCGCAACCAGCGCCTGACGGCCGAGGATCGCGCCGCCGCCCCGGTGCTGGCCCGTGCGCTGGACCATGCGGCGGAATCGGTCGCGATGGGCACGCCCGTCAGCCTGTTGCGCCGCCAGATCCGCGCCATCCTGTCCACGGAACCGCGGGCCGACATCCGCTCGATCGACATCCGCGACGCGCGCGACCTGTCACGCATCGCCGTCGTGGGCGGTCCGGTGGCGATCCTGCTGGCGATCCGTTTCGGCGACGTGCTGCTGATCGACCAGCGCACCGCCCATCCCTGA